The following coding sequences lie in one Pectobacterium sp. A5351 genomic window:
- the secG gene encoding preprotein translocase subunit SecG has translation MYEALLVIFLLVSIGLVALIMLQQGKGADMGASFGAGASATLFGSSGSGNFMTRMTAILATLFFIISLILGNLSSLQKKGGAWDNLSQPEKAEQTTTPAAPSTPVSDIPK, from the coding sequence ATGTACGAAGCTCTATTAGTGATTTTCCTGTTAGTATCGATCGGGCTGGTTGCCTTGATCATGCTTCAACAGGGTAAAGGTGCTGATATGGGAGCGTCGTTCGGAGCAGGTGCTTCTGCCACTTTGTTCGGTTCGAGCGGCTCTGGTAATTTCATGACCCGCATGACGGCGATACTGGCGACCCTGTTCTTCATTATCAGTCTCATTTTGGGCAACCTGAGTTCGCTGCAGAAAAAAGGCGGCGCTTGGGACAACCTAAGCCAGCCTGAAAAAGCCGAACAGACAACAACGCCTGCTGCGCCTTCAACGCCGGTGAGTGACATTCCTAAGTAA